The following proteins are co-located in the Cutaneotrichosporon cavernicola HIS019 DNA, chromosome: 3 genome:
- a CDS encoding uncharacterized protein (Yip1 domain), whose amino-acid sequence MSYQAVPQEHEIIQADDEDLDALSFAPEAGPSQPLKPAPVVSGRIGSTPSGSSTTWGGVRIERRYAGQSTLDEPVSATIMRDLRSIYAKLLQVLYPPQGGSRSALRDWDLWGPLSPQEQAMSVFSLVISLVTIGSVIVTVNSKLLGGKVSFFQSLCVLGYALAPLLLASIVALLLHNLFVRVPVSLVCWAWSVWASVNFFNGTGLPEQRTALAVYPLCLFFFVLAWMIMIQ is encoded by the exons ATGTCGTACCAGGCCGTCCCCCAAGAACACGAAATAAT CCAAGCGGACGATGAagacctcgacgccctgTCGTTCGCACCCGAGGCTGGCCCGAGCCAGCCACTGAAACCTGCGCCCGTCGTGTCAGGCCGTATTGGCTCGACACCGAGTGGGAGCAGCACGACGTGGGGTGGAGTGAGGATTGAGCGGCGGTATGCGGGGCAGAGCACGCTGGACGAACCGGTTAGCGCTACGATT atgCGTGATCTGCGCTCCATCTACGCCAAGCTCCTGCAGGTCTTGTACCCACCACAAGGAGGTAGCCGCTCAGCCCTGCGCGACTGGGACCTGTGGGGCCCACTC tcGCCACAGGAGCAGGCGATGTCCGTATTTTCGCTTGTCATATCGCTGGTCACGATTGGGAGTGTGATTGTGACGGTCAACTCGAAGTTGCTTGGCGGCAAGGT ctcgtTCTTCCAGTCCCTCTGTGTGCTCGGAtacgcgctcgcgccgctgcttCTCGCATCCATCGTTGCGCTGCTCTTGCACAACCTCTTCGTGAGAGTACCAGTGTCGCTCGTGTGTTGGGCTTGGAGCGTGTGGG cttCCGTCAACTTCTTCAACGGCACGGGCTTGCCCGAGCAGCGCACCGCACTCGCTGTCTATCCACTCtgcctcttcttcttcgtcctcgCGTGGATGATTATGATTCAATAG
- the SLA2 gene encoding uncharacterized protein (I/LWEQ domain) gives MARLDFKAIRRANWLRTWARTPASNAKPLGQPEHHSPKVSSTMFGGGRAHPQDYDDGPYGGRPMGSGHQPTRPVDKDKTEAELSLNIKKATSPEETAPKQKHVRKCIVYTWDYHSSLSVWNGLRTQPILTDEVQTFKALILVHKVLQEGHPVTLKEAHAQTGWLETCGRTVGGDGQKGYGALIRAYTSFLLAKLRFHRHHPEFNGLFEYEEYISLKNIDDPNEGYETITDLMQLQDQIDSFQKLIFAHFRGSNNNECRISALVPLVKESFGIYKFITSMMRAMYRRTDASDVLQPLMERYNSQHHHLRRFYYECSNLKYLTGLINVPKLGQEPPNLMIADHGDAPDLPRRPNPDRKATPKELPPQTDMPSASQAEIEEQRRMLEEYENKQNDLLKQRENEERRQREEKERQEREFAEAQRLQKEREEEAQRELQQQLMSQQMNQQWQSQNAGQLAELQHQMLSARGQYERDQMMLEQYDRRVKSLESELAMVGANVGAQINAKDELIAQLQKQIELWKNKWESISKLYAKLRAEHLDLLSKSKGFQLKANSAQEAIDKMERMERDVKAKNLELADMIREREKARYDLDRARSSHKEEMDRVKRDLSFANERAEDASRHKSTEVRDIMAKYNRQLNELEDTVRSKQMQIDNLLVKEHDRDDDAHRQLEEKEAELLVLQEAMDQNIQELQELKLTQGETSNTFDAQVDTLILDHRKELNAIIDSILQACVHKVDDAIYELEAPTHLGNTTATAPYTQSIIEKAMSNATEFTSTFNLYLGRKSGYVDVIKTANEFAQSMSETLVSSKGITRLAENEEKSDKLVQVAKRSGDVAQRLFLNLQSYKLVSGNKEEVVLRNNAEVRNALSSLSETIERVVPKSKSSLTHVNGDLGDIVASEMEAAARAIAQATERIAQLKAQPHDKFSALDRPVHDAILDAAAAVANAIGRLIQAATASQEEIVREGKGTSSTTQFYKRNHRWTEGLISAAKAVAYATGLLIESADGVISGTHNFEQLIVASNEVAASTAQLVAASRVKANLMSRAQQNLELASKAVTDACKALVRQVKVVSNQAEADDMVNYAAMASHEFKTREMEQQVEILTLEKKLGAARRRLGEMRRAGYHQEDD, from the exons ATGGCTCGCCTAGATTTCAAAGCCATTAGGCGCGCTAATTGGCTGCGGACCTGGGCCAGG ACACCTGCGAGCAACGCAAAACCCCTTGGACAGCCAG AGCACCACTCTCCTAAGGTATCCTCCACCAT gttcggcggcgggcgagcCCACCCACAAGATTACGACGACGGGCCATACGGCGGCAGGCCCATGGGCAGTGGCCACCAGCCGACCCGTCCAgtcgacaaggacaagacTGAGGCTGAGCTCAGCCTTAACATTAAGAAGGCGACAAGCCCAGAAGAGACGGCGCCGA AGCAGAAACATGTGCGAA AGTGCATCGTGTACACTTGGGACTACCACTCGTCGCTGAGCGTATGGAACGGCCTGCGCACCCAGCCCATCCTCACGGACGAGGTGCAGACGTTCAAggcgctcatcctcgtGCACAAGGTGCTGCAAGAGGGCCACCCTGTT AccctcaaggaggcgcaCGCGCAAACCGGCTGGCTAGAGACATGCGGTCGCAcggtcggcggcgacgggcaGAAGGGCTACGGCGCCCTCATCCGCGCGTACACGTCGTTCCTGCTTGCCAAGCTGCGCTTCCACAGGCACCACCCCGAGTTCAATGGCTTATTCGAGTACGAGGAGTACATCTCTCTCAAGAACATTGACGACCCCAACGAGGGCTATGAGACCATCACCGACCTCATGCAGCTGCAGGACCAGATTGACTCGTTCCAGAAGCTCATCTTTGCTCACTTCCGCGGGTCCAACAACAACGAGTGCCGCATTTCGGCTCTCGTCccgctcgtcaaggagtCATTTGGCATCTACAAGTTTATAACCTCGATGATGCGCGCCATGTACCGCCGCACCGACGCTAGCGACGTGCTCCAGCCCCTGATGGAGCGTTACAACTCGCAGCACCACCACCTGCGCCGCTTCTACTATGAATGTTCCAACCTCAAGTACCTTACGGGTCTCATCAACGTGCCCAAGCTCGGTCAGGAGCCACCCAACCTCATGATCGCGGACCATGGCGATGCTCCCGACTTGCCTCGCCGGCCCAACCCCGACCGCAAGGCGACGCCGAAGGAGTTGCCTCCGCAGACCGACATGCCGTCGGCGAGCCAGGcggagatcgaggagcagcGCCGCATGCTGGAAGAGTATGAGAACAAGCAGaacgacctcctcaagcaGCGCGAGAACGAAGAGCGACGCCAgcgggaggagaaggagcgaCAGGAGCGCGAGTTTGCGGAGGCGCAGCGGCTTCAGAAGGaacgcgaggaggaggcccAGCGCGAActccagcagcagctcATGAGTCAGCAGATGAACCAGCAGTGGCAGAGCCAGAACGCTGGCCAGTTGGCCGAGCTCCAGCACCAGATGCTCTCGGCGCGTGGCCAGTACGAGCGCGACCAGATGATGCTCGAGCAGTACGACCGCCGCGTCAAGTCTCTCGAgagcgagctcgccatGGTCGGCGCCAATGTTGGAGCCCAGATAaacgccaaggacgagcttATTGCGCAGCTCCAGAAGCAGATCGAGCTTTGGAAGAACAAGTGGGAGTCAATCTCCAAACTCTACGCGAAACTGCGTGccgagcacctcgaccttctcagcaagagcaagggcttccagctcaaggccaacTCGGCGCAGGAGGCAATCGACAAGATGGAGCGCATGGAGCGcgacgtcaaggccaagaaccTAGAATTGGCTGACATGAttcgcgagcgcgagaaggcACGCTatgacctcgaccgcgcgcgctcctcccacaaggaggagatggaccGCGTCAAGCGCGACCTGTCGTTCGCCAACGAGcgtgccgaggacgcgtcGCGGCACAAGAGCACCGAGGTGCGCGACATTATGGCCAAGTACAACCGCCAGCTtaacgagctcgaggacacTGTGCGCTCCAAGCAGATGCAGATCGACAACCTGCTCGTCAAAGAgcacgaccgcgacgacgacgcccaccgccagctcgaggagaaggaggccgagctgcttgTGCTCCAGGAGGCCATGGACCAGAACATCCAGGAGCTCcaggagctcaagctcactCAGGGCGAGACGTCCAACACGTTCGACGCCCAGGTCGATaccctcatcctcgaccaccGCAAGGAGCTCAACGCTATCATCGACTCGATCCTTCAGGCGTGCGTGCACAAGGTCGATGACGCCATTtacgagctcgaggctcCGACGCACCTCGGCAACACGACTGCAACGGCGCCCTACACGCAGTCGATCATCGAGAAGGCCATGTCGAACGCGACCGAGTTCACCTCGACTTTCAACCTCTACCTCGGGCGCAAGAGCGGCTACGTTGACGTTATCAAGACTGCCAACGAGTTTGCGCAGAGCATGTCCGAGACGCTCGTGTCGAGCAAGGGCATCACGCGTCTTGCTGAGAACGAAGAGAAGTCTGACAAGTTGGTGCAGGTCGCGAAGCGGTCTGGTGAcgtcgcgcagcgcctCTTCCTTAACCTCCAGAGCTACAAGCTCGTGAGTGGgaacaaggaggaggttgtgcTGCGCAACAACGCCGAGGTGCGCAATgcgctctcctcgctctccgaGACGATCGAGCGTGTCGTCCCAAAGTCGAAGAGCAGCCTCACTCACGTCAACGGCGACCTGGGCGACATCGTTGCCAGCGAAATGGAGGCCGCTGCGCGTGCGATCGCTCAGGCGACCGAGCGCAtcgcgcagctcaaggcgcAGCCGCACGACAAGTTCTCGGCGCTCGACCGGCCCGTGCACGATGCCATCCTTgacgccgcggccgcggtCGCAAACGCGATCGGGCGGCTTATCCAGGCGGCTACGGCGTCGCAGGAGGAGATTGTGcgcgagggcaagggcacgagctcgacgacccagTTCTACAAGCGCAACCACCGCTGGACAGAGGGCCTCATCTCGGCGGCCAAAGCCGTTGCGTACGCAACCGGTCTGCTGATTGAGAGCGCCGACGGTGTGATCAGCGGCACGCACAACTTCGAGCAGCTGATTGTGGCCTCGAACGAGGTTGCGGCCAGCActgcgcagctcgtcgcggcaTCGCGCGTGAAGGCCAACCTCATGTCGCGCGCACAGCAGAACCTCGAGCTGGCCTCTAAAGCCGTTACGGACGCCTGCAAGGCCCTCGTGCGCCAGGTCAAGGTTGTCTCGAaccaggccgaggccgacgacatggTCAATTATGCGGCAATGGCATCGCACGAGTTCAAGACCCGCGAGATGGAGCAGCAGGTCGAGATTCTTACGCTTGAAAAgaagctcggcgccgcTCGCAGGCGTCTGGGCGAgatgcgccgcgccggaTACCACCAGGAGGACGACTGA
- the ubc7 gene encoding uncharacterized protein (Belongs to the ubiquitin-conjugating enzyme family) yields the protein MFAGNNTRAQTSTATRRLMKEYRDLTADPINDTLTAGPVSEDNMLEWEALIQGPEDTPYEGGVFAAKLTFPPDYPLNPFKMVFDPPLLHPNIYPSGAVCISILHPPGDDPLRYESASERWSPVQGVRSVLLSVLSMLAEPNIESGADVECCKLYRENKPEFERRVREQVRNLLGL from the exons ATGTTTGCAGGCAACAACACCCGCGCCCAGacgtcgaccgcgacgcggcg ACTCATGAAGGAGTACCGCGACCTCACGGCCGACCCAATCAATGACACACTCACGGCTGGCCCGGTGTCGGAGGACAATATGCTCGAGTGGGAGGCTTTGATCCAGGGGCCAGAGGACACGCCGTAT gagggcggcgtgtTTGCGGCCAAGCTTACATTCCCACCCGACTACCCACTCAACCCGTTCAAAATGGTGTTTGACCCCCCTCTGCTGCATCCGAACA TCTACCCTAGCGGCGCCGTCTGcatctccatcctccacccTCCCGGCGACGATCCGCTGCGATACGAGTCGGCGTCCGAGCGCTGGTCGCCGGTCCAGGGCGTTCGCAGCGTCCTCCTGAGCGTGCTGAGCATGCTTGCCGAGCCGAACATCGAGTCgggcgccgacgtcgagtgCTGCAAGCTCTACCGCGAGAACAAACCCGAGTTTGAAcgccgcgtccgcgagcaggtgcgcaacctcctcggcctctaA
- a CDS encoding uncharacterized protein (5' nucleotidase, deoxy (Pyrimidine), cytosolic type C protein (NT5C)): MNPDRDDCNEHGSDPLVIENDADVAKHAAGVQDAKTKGVLAIDMDDVLCNTNQTIVDMHADLFPDKANPPISIDEFEHYLYWHNRGWGTQEETVDMVGKLYRAGLMDRPKLLPGAREGLTKLKGMGYSLIVITARSEVQREGTEAWLEDNLPDLFDEIHFTGAFNHLIPATHAEHEGHAAKRAVVSHKKRTKHEVMKQTGAMLLVDDSAENALAAAKADEPPRVLLFGSYPWNAEIVAPGEAHPHDKMIYIDCEQCGQLPARRQRRQARIDQGWLPDNVTRVHDWNAVVQWIEGHEKGQNKL; this comes from the exons ATGAACCCAGACCGCGACGACTGCAACGAGCACGGGTCAGACCCGCTCGTCATTGAgaacgacgccgacgtcgccaagcacgcggcgggcgtgcaggacgccaagaccaagggcGTGCTCGCCATCGACATGGACGATGTTTTGTG TAACACGAACCAGACGATTGTTGACA TGCACGCCGACCTGTTCCCCGACAAGGCGAACCCGCCCATCTCTAtcgacgagtttgagcaCTACCTCTACTGGCATAACCGTGGATGGGGGAcgcaggaggagacggtCGACATGGTC GGCAAGCTGTACCGCGCGGGGCTGATGGACCGTCCCAAGCTGCTGCCAGGGGCGCGCGAAGGCCTCACCAAGCTCAAAGGCATGGGGTACTCGCTCATCGTCATCACGGCTCGCAGCGAGGTACAGCGCGAGGGTACCGAGGCGTGGCTGGAGGACAACCTCCCCGATC TCTTCGACGAGATTCACTTTACCGGCGCGTTCAACCACCTCATTCCCGCGACGCacgccgagcacgagggacacgcggccaagcgcgcaGTCGTGTCGCACAAGAAGCGCACAAAACACGAGGTCATGAAGCAGACTGGCGccatgctcctcgtcgacgacagcgccgAGAACGCACTCGCAGCTGCCAAGGCCGATGagccgccgcgcgtgcTCCTCTTCGGAAGTTATCCGTGGAACGCCGAGATCGTAGCTCCCGGGGAGGCGCACCCCCACGACAAGATGATCTACATCGACTGTGAGCAGTGCGGACAGCTACCCGCGCGTCGACAGCGCCGGCAGGCTCGCATCGACCAAGGATGGCTCCCTGACAACGTCACGCGCGTTCACGACTGGAACGCCGTCGTGCAGTGGATCGAAGGGCATGAGAAGGGACAGAACAAGCTGTGA
- a CDS encoding uncharacterized protein (Transcriptional Coactivator p15 (PC4)) encodes MPKDHNNSDGSGTKGKKRAASDDGPEAKKPRPDATKLVMEHNEEGDPFIAIDKMRRVTVRQFKGKVLVDLREFYADKASGDAKPGKKGISLSAEQWAALKANMDVVDLMLAEVEK; translated from the exons ATGCCCAAAGATCACAACAACTCGGACGGAAGT GGCaccaagggcaagaagcgcgccgccagcgacgacggACCCGAGGCCAAG AAGCCGCGTCCCGACGCCACCAAGCTGGTCATGGAGCACAACGAGGAAGGTGACCCATTCATTGCC ATCGACAAGATGCGTCGCGTGACCGTGCGTCAATTCAAAGGCAAGGTTCTGGTCGACTTGCGGGAG TTCTACGCCGACAAGGCGTCGGGCGACGCCAAACCTGGAAAGAAAGGCATCTCGCTTTCGGCCGAGCAG TGGGCTGCGTTGAAGGCGAACATGGATGTCGTGGATCTGATGCTTGCCGAGGTAGAGAAGTAG